The nucleotide window GCCAGGTTCAGGAAAAAGCAAGATCGTTAAAGAGTTCGAGAAGAGAGGTTTCCCGAGCGTTTCTATGGGCGACGTCGTAAGGGAAGAGACTGCCAAGCGTGGCCTCGAGCTCACAAAGGAGAACGTTGCCAAGGTGAGCATTCGCCTGAGGCAGGAACTGGGCCAGAATGCCGTGGCAAAGCTCGCCGTTGAGAAGGTCAGAGAACTGCTCAGAAAGAATAAAGTAGTTGTAATC belongs to Thermococcus sp. MAR1 and includes:
- a CDS encoding AAA family ATPase, which codes for PGSGKSKIVKEFEKRGFPSVSMGDVVREETAKRGLELTKENVAKVSIRLRQELGQNAVAKLAVEKVRELLRKNKVVVIDGVRSLDEVGTFRSAFPSEEIIIVAVHTPPHMRFERLKARGRHDDPQSWED